The Fructilactobacillus myrtifloralis genome contains a region encoding:
- a CDS encoding Cof-type HAD-IIB family hydrolase yields the protein MYKFLVFFDLDSTLFDKNSQVTDEVADAMDKIRAKGGLPAIATGRTLYEIPETLQKTKIDTAITSNGDHGIYQGKELFERRIDPHTIDEFDEFAKQHGNSITVLDQFGKGASRHDELLKKACAFVHAPLPKLVDRSYWHERSIDMMFVTNTDLDDVYEAAFGDRLSFYRNSPFSIDVVDHGASKASGIKQLIEETGLTGIPTYAFGDGNNDIPMLEFVDHPVVMENGRDRVKDHAEFVTTANTNHGIVNGLRHFNLI from the coding sequence ATGTACAAATTTTTAGTTTTTTTTGATCTCGATAGTACCCTCTTTGACAAAAACTCGCAGGTTACCGATGAGGTCGCCGACGCCATGGATAAAATTCGGGCGAAAGGCGGCTTACCCGCAATTGCCACCGGCCGGACCCTGTATGAAATTCCAGAAACCCTACAGAAAACGAAGATTGACACTGCCATTACCTCCAACGGTGACCACGGTATCTACCAAGGCAAAGAACTCTTTGAACGTCGGATTGATCCGCACACCATTGACGAATTCGATGAATTTGCCAAGCAACACGGCAATTCCATCACGGTCCTCGATCAATTTGGTAAAGGGGCTTCACGCCACGATGAACTACTGAAAAAGGCTTGCGCCTTCGTGCACGCTCCCCTCCCGAAGTTAGTAGATCGGTCTTACTGGCACGAACGGTCAATTGACATGATGTTTGTTACGAACACCGATCTCGATGACGTTTACGAAGCAGCCTTTGGTGACCGCCTAAGTTTCTACCGGAACTCCCCCTTCAGTATCGATGTGGTTGACCATGGGGCTTCCAAAGCAAGCGGCATCAAACAGTTGATCGAAGAAACTGGTTTAACTGGGATTCCCACCTATGCCTTTGGAGATGGAAACAACGACATCCCGATGTTAGAGTTCGTTGATCATCCGGTAGTAATGGAAAACGGCCGGGACCGGGTTAAGGATCACGCGGAATTTGTGACGACTGCCAATACCAACCACGGGATTGTCAACGGGCTTCGTCATTTTAATTTAATCTAG
- a CDS encoding class I SAM-dependent methyltransferase, with product MREVEITGAAASKIEGGYPQLSLKDLEHTSDATNNGEWVALVKSGHFVASAYLAEEGHGIGWILSRKANQTLDADFFAGLMRQAFQRRAPLVEQGVTAYRLFNGIGDGLGGLTIDNFAGQVVLTWENEGLYRQRELLLTALTNTLAEYQNLYELRRGQPTATITPITDFAPAPVAEQVISETGTEYPIQLTGASKPSLDLAYRPVRTQIKKNSRAKLTLHLLFDQTGFVTASLAGGAVQTEAVDQKKSAKTALVTALAANELTTTMPKVRTMDLFGFLDYATKHQLHFDLITINVPAFLRSKKTTFNIRKDLGSLLTQVLALTTKQADVFMTTQTPAITTRSFRQAAQRACQTLGRNFMEKQSFQPPRDFPVNHEFQKESPIKGLWFKLQK from the coding sequence ATGCGAGAAGTTGAGATTACCGGAGCAGCCGCCAGCAAAATCGAAGGTGGCTACCCGCAGTTAAGTTTAAAGGATCTAGAACACACGAGTGATGCCACGAATAATGGCGAATGGGTAGCGTTAGTAAAGAGTGGACATTTCGTTGCAAGTGCTTATTTAGCTGAAGAAGGGCACGGCATTGGTTGGATTTTGAGTCGCAAGGCCAACCAAACCTTAGATGCAGACTTTTTTGCGGGGCTCATGCGCCAGGCCTTTCAACGCCGTGCTCCGTTAGTAGAGCAGGGAGTGACTGCCTATCGGTTGTTTAATGGAATTGGTGACGGCCTCGGGGGCCTTACCATTGATAATTTTGCGGGGCAAGTGGTGCTCACCTGGGAAAACGAGGGCCTATATCGACAACGGGAGTTGCTGCTAACCGCGTTAACCAATACCCTAGCAGAATATCAAAACCTCTATGAACTGCGCCGGGGCCAACCGACGGCGACAATCACTCCGATTACCGATTTTGCGCCAGCACCAGTTGCCGAACAGGTTATCTCAGAAACGGGGACGGAATACCCCATCCAACTAACGGGAGCAAGTAAGCCCAGTCTAGATCTGGCTTACCGACCGGTGCGCACCCAGATCAAAAAGAACTCCCGGGCGAAATTAACCCTCCATCTGTTGTTCGATCAGACCGGTTTTGTGACTGCTTCGCTCGCAGGTGGTGCGGTGCAAACGGAAGCTGTTGATCAGAAAAAAAGTGCCAAAACGGCATTGGTAACGGCCTTAGCTGCTAACGAACTCACCACCACGATGCCAAAGGTACGGACGATGGATTTATTTGGCTTTTTGGATTATGCAACCAAGCATCAGCTCCACTTTGATCTCATCACGATTAACGTTCCCGCCTTTCTGCGCAGCAAAAAGACGACCTTTAACATTCGCAAGGATTTGGGTTCCTTGTTAACCCAGGTATTGGCGTTAACTACGAAGCAGGCGGATGTGTTTATGACCACCCAAACCCCGGCAATTACGACCAGAAGCTTCCGGCAAGCAGCCCAACGAGCTTGTCAAACTTTGGGGCGGAACTTCATGGAGAAGCAAAGTTTTCAGCCCCCACGTGATTTTCCGGTTAACCATGAGTTTCAAAAGGAAAGTCCCATTAAAGGGCTGTGGTTTAAATTACAAAAGTAA
- a CDS encoding NlpC/P60 family protein — protein sequence MENKKVHFKMYKAGKKWLFAGIATSMMAGAFFFTSNTASADVISSGQQHVGTSYVWGGSNPGGFDCSGFTQYVFAQNGISLPRTAAAQYAASQPISASEARPGDLVFISNGGIYHVGIYQGNGMMLDAQNRGVISGDSISYFPGQVLYGRVGGGASAAANAQTQATVQQPAANTNQTTNNQAADNGQATDNSQANQQPAANNDQAAAQPATDNSQADQQPAANNDQAAAQPATDNSQANQQPAANNDQAAAQPATDNSQADQQPAANNDQAVAQPAADNSQANQQPAASNDQAAAQPAVASAKPEFTDAKLVSQSSAKEGQFNVEKGYFTNGDTKIAVRTSADLKAKVKGYLPANAQISYDGYVVKDGHVWVEYTGFSGNKLYCPVRETNKVAWGSFE from the coding sequence ATGGAAAACAAAAAAGTTCACTTTAAGATGTATAAAGCAGGTAAGAAATGGTTGTTCGCTGGAATTGCCACTTCAATGATGGCTGGTGCGTTCTTCTTCACTAGCAACACTGCCTCAGCTGACGTCATTTCAAGTGGTCAGCAACACGTTGGAACTTCGTATGTTTGGGGTGGTTCAAATCCTGGTGGGTTTGACTGTTCTGGATTTACGCAATATGTTTTTGCTCAAAACGGGATCAGTTTACCACGGACGGCCGCTGCGCAATACGCTGCTAGCCAACCAATCAGTGCTTCTGAAGCTCGTCCTGGTGACTTGGTCTTCATCAGTAACGGTGGAATCTACCACGTAGGGATTTACCAAGGAAACGGCATGATGCTAGATGCTCAAAACCGTGGAGTAATTAGTGGTGATTCAATTTCATACTTCCCTGGTCAAGTATTGTACGGTCGGGTTGGTGGCGGTGCTAGCGCTGCTGCTAATGCGCAAACGCAAGCTACGGTCCAACAACCAGCTGCTAACACGAACCAAACTACTAACAACCAAGCTGCTGACAACGGTCAAGCCACTGACAACAGTCAAGCTAACCAACAACCAGCTGCCAACAACGACCAAGCAGCTGCTCAACCAGCCACTGACAACAGTCAAGCTGACCAACAACCAGCTGCCAACAACGATCAAGCCGCTGCTCAACCAGCAACTGACAACAGCCAAGCTAACCAACAACCGGCCGCCAACAATGATCAAGCCGCTGCTCAACCAGCAACTGACAACAGTCAAGCTGACCAACAACCGGCTGCTAACAACGATCAAGCTGTTGCTCAACCAGCTGCTGACAACAGCCAAGCTAACCAACAACCAGCTGCAAGCAATGACCAAGCCGCTGCTCAACCAGCCGTTGCTAGCGCTAAGCCAGAATTTACGGATGCTAAGTTAGTTTCCCAATCTTCTGCTAAAGAAGGTCAATTCAACGTTGAAAAAGGTTACTTTACGAATGGTGACACTAAGATTGCCGTTCGGACTTCTGCTGACTTAAAGGCAAAGGTCAAAGGTTACTTGCCTGCCAACGCCCAAATCAGTTACGATGGTTACGTTGTTAAAGACGGACACGTTTGGGTTGAATACACTGGTTTCTCTGGAAACAAGTTGTACTGCCCAGTTCGCGAAACTAACAAAGTAGCATGGGGTTCATTTGAATAA
- a CDS encoding glucose-6-phosphate isomerase — MAYINFDDTKVTKFVHDNELPEMQALVTAADQELRNGTGAGADFRGWLTLPADYDRDEFARIQAAAKKINQDSEVLVVIGIGGSYLGAKMAMDFLNGSFYNSKSDAERRGVQVVFAGNSLSATYLQELQDFVGDRDFSVNVISKSGTTTEPSIAFRIFKEKLIQKYGKEEANHRIYATTDAKNGALRQEVESNGYESFIIPDDVGGRFSVLTPVGLLPIAATGADITELMRGAADAAKTYQNADLQQNAAYRYAALRNILYRKGYVTELVENYEPNLRMFAEWWKQLMGESEGKDQKGIYPSSANFTTDLHSLGQYIQEGLRNLFETVVKVKTPPYNVEIPMEADNLDGLNYLKGQSLNEVNDKAYEGVVLAHNDGGVPVLTVEIPDESEYSLGYLIYFFEVAVGISGYLNGINPFNQPGVEAYKQNMFALLGKPGYEELAAKLNQADD; from the coding sequence ATGGCTTACATTAATTTTGATGATACGAAGGTAACTAAGTTTGTGCATGACAACGAACTGCCAGAAATGCAAGCCTTAGTGACCGCCGCCGATCAAGAGCTGCGGAACGGTACGGGAGCTGGAGCGGACTTTCGGGGCTGGCTCACGTTACCCGCTGACTATGATCGAGATGAATTTGCCCGGATCCAAGCGGCTGCCAAAAAAATTAACCAGGATTCAGAAGTGCTCGTGGTCATTGGAATCGGAGGCTCCTATTTAGGAGCTAAGATGGCCATGGACTTCTTAAACGGTAGTTTTTATAATTCAAAGTCTGACGCCGAGCGACGGGGTGTGCAGGTCGTCTTTGCAGGCAACTCGCTCAGTGCGACCTATCTCCAGGAGCTGCAGGACTTTGTGGGCGACCGTGACTTCTCGGTTAACGTCATTTCTAAGTCGGGAACCACGACGGAACCATCGATTGCCTTTCGGATTTTCAAGGAAAAGTTAATTCAAAAGTATGGTAAGGAAGAAGCAAACCACCGGATTTACGCCACGACGGACGCTAAAAACGGGGCCCTTCGTCAGGAAGTTGAATCCAATGGGTACGAAAGCTTTATTATTCCTGATGATGTGGGTGGTCGGTTCTCGGTTTTAACTCCAGTTGGTTTACTACCAATCGCCGCAACGGGAGCAGACATCACTGAGTTAATGCGGGGAGCTGCGGATGCAGCGAAAACCTATCAAAATGCCGATTTACAACAAAATGCGGCGTACCGGTATGCAGCGTTACGGAACATTTTGTACCGCAAGGGTTACGTAACTGAATTAGTGGAAAACTACGAACCGAACCTGCGGATGTTTGCCGAATGGTGGAAGCAGTTGATGGGTGAATCGGAAGGTAAGGATCAAAAGGGAATTTATCCGTCCTCCGCGAACTTCACGACTGATTTACACTCACTGGGGCAGTACATTCAAGAAGGCCTCCGGAACCTGTTTGAAACGGTAGTCAAGGTCAAAACGCCACCGTACAACGTGGAAATTCCGATGGAAGCTGATAACTTGGATGGATTAAACTACCTCAAGGGACAGTCACTAAACGAAGTTAACGATAAGGCCTACGAAGGGGTTGTTTTGGCCCATAACGATGGTGGAGTGCCGGTCTTGACGGTCGAAATTCCGGATGAGTCTGAATACAGCCTAGGATACCTGATCTACTTCTTTGAAGTGGCCGTTGGCATTTCTGGATACTTGAACGGCATTAATCCGTTTAATCAACCCGGTGTGGAAGCTTACAAACAGAACATGTTTGCTCTGCTCGGGAAGCCCGGTTACGAAGAGTTAGCCGCCAAATTAAACCAAGCAGATGATTAG
- a CDS encoding dihydroorotate oxidase, whose translation MATIDLSATIGNETFHHPFVNAAGVCDETAQEMQSVLDSAAGGLTTKSATLAPRAGNPQPRYFDTDLGSINSMGLPNQGLAYYLDFIANSTTAKPIDLSVTGTKPADQVAALQQIQASDFTGLCELNLSCPNVVGKPQIGYDLDATRAILDQVFAFYEKPLGVKLPPYFDLQQYDAMAAILNQYPLTYINAINSVGNGLVIDPNTETVVIKPKGGFGGIGGQYIKPVALANVRAFRQRLRPEIKIIGTGGVTTGTDAFELILCGADIVELGTVVMQEGVSAFTRITHELETLMQEKGYQTLADFRGHLKTQSD comes from the coding sequence ATGGCTACCATCGATTTAAGTGCCACCATTGGCAACGAAACTTTCCACCACCCGTTTGTAAATGCGGCGGGCGTCTGTGACGAAACTGCTCAGGAGATGCAATCCGTTCTGGATTCTGCCGCCGGCGGGTTAACCACTAAGAGCGCGACGCTCGCTCCTAGAGCGGGGAATCCCCAACCCCGGTACTTCGATACCGACTTAGGGAGTATCAACTCGATGGGGTTACCCAACCAGGGACTGGCTTACTACCTAGATTTTATTGCCAACTCAACGACCGCCAAACCGATTGACTTATCGGTAACTGGAACCAAGCCGGCTGACCAAGTCGCCGCCTTACAACAAATTCAGGCCAGTGACTTCACCGGCTTGTGTGAACTAAATCTTTCCTGCCCAAACGTCGTGGGCAAACCGCAAATTGGGTACGATTTAGACGCAACGCGCGCCATTTTGGACCAGGTCTTTGCCTTTTATGAAAAACCACTCGGAGTTAAGTTACCGCCCTACTTTGACTTGCAACAGTACGACGCGATGGCTGCCATTTTAAACCAGTACCCGTTAACCTACATCAACGCCATTAATAGCGTGGGCAATGGATTGGTAATTGATCCCAATACTGAAACAGTGGTGATTAAGCCCAAGGGTGGCTTTGGCGGAATCGGTGGTCAATACATCAAACCAGTGGCCCTTGCCAACGTCCGGGCCTTTCGCCAACGACTCCGACCAGAGATTAAAATCATTGGAACTGGTGGCGTGACAACTGGGACTGATGCCTTTGAACTCATTTTGTGTGGGGCAGACATCGTCGAACTCGGAACGGTTGTTATGCAAGAAGGCGTTTCCGCCTTTACCCGCATTACCCACGAACTAGAAACCCTGATGCAAGAAAAGGGGTACCAAACCCTCGCCGACTTTCGCGGTCACTTAAAAACCCAGTCTGACTAA